The following coding sequences are from one Oncorhynchus tshawytscha isolate Ot180627B unplaced genomic scaffold, Otsh_v2.0 Un_contig_6844_pilon_pilon, whole genome shotgun sequence window:
- the LOC112247913 gene encoding tripartite motif-containing protein 16: protein MRKRSTELEQLSHTEDHILQYFGDVSKTVSELREKLEDFLKGEWTKISTTVHIVDVVLPPEPKTREQLLQYSCQLTLDPNTAHTHLSLSEGNRKVTNTDQVQPYPDHPDRFTKYCQDLCREGLSGRCYWEVERTGVVYTAVSYKDICRTGTGGGFGHNNKSWSLHYYRGGYWFRHNNVVTKVSGPQSSRVGVYLDHKAGTLSFYSVSDTMTLLHRVKSNQIKSNLFI from the exons ATGAGGAAGAGAAGCACTGAGCTggagcagctctcacacacagaggatcACATCCTCCAG TACTTTGGAGATGTGAGTAAGACTGTgtctgaactgagagagaaactaGAAGACTTCCTTAAAGGAGAATGGACCAAGATCTCCACTACAG tgcATATAGTGGATGTTGTACTGCCTCCAGAGCCCAAGACCAGAGAACAGTTGTTACAAT ATTCCTGTCAGctcacactggacccaaacacagcacacacacacctctctctgtctgaagggAACAGAAAGGTGACCAATACAGACCAAGTCCAACCATATCCTGACCATCCAGACAGATTCACCAAATACTGTCAGGATCTGTGTAGAGAAGGTCTGTCTGgacgctgttactgggaggtggagaggaCTGGTGTTGTTTATACAGCAGTCTCATATAAAGACATCTGCAGAACAGGGACAGGTGGTGGATTTGGACACAATAACAAGTCCTGGAGTTTACATTACTATAGAGGTGGTTATTGGTTCAGACACAATAATGTTGTGACTAAAGTATCAGGCCCTCAGTCCTCCAGAGTAGGAGTGTACCTGGATCACAAGGCAGGTACTCTGTCCTTCTACAGTGTCTCTGACACAATGACCCTCCTCCacagagtcaaatcaaatcaaatcaaatcaaatttatttatatag